The sequence TGCAGGGGCTCGCCATCAGCAAGCCAGTGCTGGTGCGCATGACCGGCTGCCCCAACGGCTGCGCCCGGCCCTACATGGCGGAGATCGGGCTGGTGGGCAGCGGCGTCAACCAGTACCAGCTGTGGCTGGGCGGCACCCCCAACCTCAGTCGGCTGGCGGAGCCCTATCTCGAGAAGATGCCCCTCGACGACCTGGAGCAGACCCTCGAGCCGCTGCTGCGGGCCTGGCAGGACGCCGGGGGCCGGCTGAGCTTCGGCGACTTCGTGGCCAGAAGCGGACGGCCTGCTGTGCAGGCCCTGCTGGCTTCGGCCTGACGTGGGCACCGTTCCGCGGCGCGGCCGCTCCTGCGGCCCCCCCCCCGTGTGGGCCGCATCGCTTGCCCTGGCCCTGCTCAGCTCCGCCACTGTCACCCCTCTGGCCGCCCAGGGCCGGAGGTCGCCAGCGCCGCCCCCCTCCACACCGACGATCTATGACCCGGATCCGCTCAGCTGCCAAGCCGAGGCGATCCGCGAGGCGTTCGAGCGCCACCTGGAGCCCTTCGCCGACCAGAGCCCGGCCGTGATCGCCCGGCTCAGGACCCTGCAGGGGGAGATGACGGCTTCAAGCCTGCGACGCTGCGTGGCCAAGGGCCTGATGCAGCGCGATGAGGCCAATGCGCTCTACCTGGATCTGATGGCGCCGGCATCCTCCTCCGCGCCGCCGGCCACCGCTCAGCCCGGCTCCGGCTCCACCCTTCCGTAGCAGGCCTTGGCTTCGCCCCGGCTCCAGGCCCAGAGCTGATCGCCCCAGCTGAAGTGCCACCACTCATTCGGGTGCTGGGCAAAGCCGGCCTGCTGCAGCACCTGACGCAACAGACGCCGTCGCCTGTGGCAGCCCCGCGCCCAGGTGCGCTGGGCCGGCTTGGCCGCTCCCTGGGCCACAGACTCGAAGTGGTCCGGTGAGGACACGGCTCCGATGGCGTCGATCGCCGAGCCCATGTCGAGGGGCAAACCCCGATGGTCAACCAGGGTGAGGTCCACGGCTGCGCCGGTGCTGTGGGGGGGCGGGGCAGCTGGATCCTCATCAGGATCGGCCCAGAAGCGCCCCACCTCCGCCGTCAGGGCCTCCCGGGCAGGGCTGGTTTCGGCCGGATCCACGCCGCGCTTGCGGCAGAGCTCAAGCATGGTGTGCTCCACCATGAAGGCCTGCACGGCCAGGGGCCGCCAGCCATCAAAGATGGCCAGGCGCCAGTCGGGCTGCTGTTCCTGCAGAGCCTCCTGGGAGTCGAGCAGTCGGTCGATCACCTCCTGGCGCAGCTGAAACGGCGATCCTCCAGGGCCATAGGGAGCCCCCAGGGCTGTGTAGGGGTGGGGTTCCAGTCGCAACAGGTTGGGCGGCAGGGGAACCAGGGGATCCCGCCGCGGCTCGATGGGGACGGAATTCCAGGGACGCCGCGGCATCGCCACTCCAGTGCAGCCTTCAGTGTGGCCTGACGGCGTGCCGCTGCGTTCAGCGGGCCTCGGGCCCTCAGTTCAGCCGGGCTCCTGCAGTCAGCCTGGCGCGCTGGCTCTGCAGCATGGCCAGGAGCCGGGGGTGACGCTCCAGGGATGGGTCCTCCGCCAGGATCCGCCCCCCCACGTCGCGGGCCTGCTCCAGCACCGCTCCGTCGTCGATGAGGCTGGCCAGGGCCAGATCAGGCAGGCCCGACTGGCGCGTGCCCAGCACCTGGCCAGGCCCCCGCAGGCGCAGGTCCATCTCGGCGATCTCGAAACCATCGCTGGAGCGCACCAGCACATCGAGCCGCTGCCGGGCCAGGGCCTGGCGGCTGTCGTTGATGAGCAGGCAGTGGGACGCTGCCGCGCCCCGGCCCACCCGGCCCCTGAGCTGGTGCAGCTGGGCGAGCCCGAAGCGCTCGGCGTGCTCCACCACCATCACGCTCGCCTCCGGCACATCCACACCCACTTCCACCACGGTGGTGCTCACCAGCACCTGGCTCTCCCCCCGCGCGAAGGCCTGGAGAGTGGCCTGCTTGTCGGGACCCGCCAGGCGGCCATGCAGCAGGCCCACCTGCAGCTCCGGGAACACCTCCTCGCTGAGCTGGCGGTGCACGGCCACGGCGGAGCGGAGGTCGAGCTTTTCAGACTCCTCCACCAGGGGCAGCACCACGTAGGCGCGCTGACCCCTGGCCACCTCCTCCCGGATCAGCTCGTAGGCGAGCTGGCGCTCGCCGGCGCGCAGCAGGCGCGTCTGAATCGGCGTGCGGCCCGGCGGCAGGCCGTCGATCTGGCTCACCTCCAGGTCGCCGTGCACCGACAGGGCCAGGGTGCGGGGAATCGGCGTGGCCGTCATGGTGAGCAGGTGGGGCTGGAGGCCCTTGGCCAGCAACCGGTTGCGCTGGGCCACGCCGAAGCGGTGCTGTTCATCCACCACCACCAGCCCGAGCCGGGCGAAGGCCACGGGATCTTCCAGCAGGGCATGGGTGCCCACCAGCAGCTGCAGGGTGCCCTGGGTCAGGTCGTTGAGCAGCTGGCGGCGCAGGCGGGCGGGGGTGGAGCCAGTGAGCAGCCCGCAGGTCACGTGCAGCTGGGGCAGCCAGCCGCAGAGCTTCTGGTAATGCTGCTCCGCCAGCACCTCGGTGGGGGCCATCAGGGCCCCCTGGCAGCCGGCGTCGATGGCGGTGAGCAGGGCGGCGATCGCCACCACGGTCTTGCCGCTGCCCACGTCCCCCTGCAGCAGCCGGGCCATCGCCTGGGGACGGGCCAGATCGGCGCGGATTTCCTCCAGCACGCGCCGCTGGGCCGCGGTGAGCTGGAAGGGCAGCAGCTCCAGGAACCTCGCCACCAGGCTGTTCCTGCTGGGGCTCTGCAGGGGTGGGGAGGGCCGCTGAGTGAGGGCGCGGCGGCGCTGCAGCAGGCCGAGCTGCAGCAGCAGAAATTCATCGAACACCAGCCGCTGGCGGCTGGCCCTGAGGCTCTCCTGATCCCGGGGGGCATGGATCTGGCGCAGGGCCTCAGGCCTGGCCATCAGCCCTTCAGCGCGGCGCAGAGGGGGCGGCAGCGGGTCTCCCCACGACTCCACCAGAGGCAGCACGCTGGCCACGGCCTGGCGCAGCCGGTCGGCCCCGAGACCCTCAGTGAGCCCGTAGACCGGCAACAACCGGCCGATCGCCTCGGAGCGCAGGGGCGCCTGGGGGCTCTCCAGCACTTCGATCAGCGGGTCCTGAAAGGCCGGGCCATAGGGCGTCTCGCGCACCAGACCGCTCACGGCCAGGCTGGCGCCCGGCGGGTAGAGGCGCTGCTGGCTCTTCAGCCAGCCCGGGCTGGTGAAGCGCTTGCCGGCCATGAAGCGACTCACCCGCAGGCGACCGGTGGGATCGCTGAGCTGCAGCTCCAGGATCGCCAGGTTGGGGTTACGGGGGCTGGCGAAGGCGAGGCAGCGGCGCACCGTGGCCACGATCGTGGCGGTGCTGCCAGCCCGCAGCCCCTCGATGCGCACCAGGTTGGCGTAGTCGAGGTAGTCGCGGGGGTAGTAGTGCACCAGGTCGCGCACCACGAACAGCCCCAGCTGAGCCAGCCGGGCTGCCGTGCGTGGACCGACGCCACGGATCTCCCCCAGGGGCGTGTCGGGGAGCAGGCCGCCGGCAGCCGTGGGCGTTGGCGGCGGTGCCGCAGCCATGAGCCGCAGCCGGGGCGGCCCCATCGGCCTGGCTGGCTCCAGGCCCTGGCGCAGTTGGTGCAGATGTTGGCGGCAGTCGCGCACCAGGCTCTGGCGCCGCGCCAAACTCAGCCCCTGGTAGCCCGCAAAGGCAGCCGCGAGTTCGAGGCAGCGGGAGTGGCCGGCAGTGATCTCCTGGGGCGGGGCCTGGAGGCTGCGGGCCAGAAAGCTGCTGAACCGCTCCCGCCGCCCGAGCAGATCGGCGAAACCACGCTCACTTTCGAGCAGCAACGCCTGCTGCAGGAGGCGCAGCCACTCGCTGGCTGGGGCAGGGCCCGGCGAGCCGGGCGTGGCGTCTAGGGGTTGCCCGGGGGGGGGCGACCGGTGGACTCCCGGTTGTCCTCCAGCCACAGCTGCTCCGCCTCCAGGATTCGTACCCGCCGCTGGACCCGGCGGTAACGCTGCGCCATTCTGCGCACCTCCAGGCCGTGTTGCTGCAGCCGCTGCCGGCAGGTGCGCAGGCGAGGGTTCTCCAACTCCAGATCAGCGAGCCGCAGCAGCACGGCCGCCAGGACGATGGAGGGTCCCGAGCCGTTCTCCTCCGCC is a genomic window of Cyanobium sp. NS01 containing:
- a CDS encoding M15 family metallopeptidase, whose protein sequence is MPRRPWNSVPIEPRRDPLVPLPPNLLRLEPHPYTALGAPYGPGGSPFQLRQEVIDRLLDSQEALQEQQPDWRLAIFDGWRPLAVQAFMVEHTMLELCRKRGVDPAETSPAREALTAEVGRFWADPDEDPAAPPPHSTGAAVDLTLVDHRGLPLDMGSAIDAIGAVSSPDHFESVAQGAAKPAQRTWARGCHRRRRLLRQVLQQAGFAQHPNEWWHFSWGDQLWAWSRGEAKACYGRVEPEPG
- the recG gene encoding ATP-dependent DNA helicase RecG encodes the protein MRLLQQALLLESERGFADLLGRRERFSSFLARSLQAPPQEITAGHSRCLELAAAFAGYQGLSLARRQSLVRDCRQHLHQLRQGLEPARPMGPPRLRLMAAAPPPTPTAAGGLLPDTPLGEIRGVGPRTAARLAQLGLFVVRDLVHYYPRDYLDYANLVRIEGLRAGSTATIVATVRRCLAFASPRNPNLAILELQLSDPTGRLRVSRFMAGKRFTSPGWLKSQQRLYPPGASLAVSGLVRETPYGPAFQDPLIEVLESPQAPLRSEAIGRLLPVYGLTEGLGADRLRQAVASVLPLVESWGDPLPPPLRRAEGLMARPEALRQIHAPRDQESLRASRQRLVFDEFLLLQLGLLQRRRALTQRPSPPLQSPSRNSLVARFLELLPFQLTAAQRRVLEEIRADLARPQAMARLLQGDVGSGKTVVAIAALLTAIDAGCQGALMAPTEVLAEQHYQKLCGWLPQLHVTCGLLTGSTPARLRRQLLNDLTQGTLQLLVGTHALLEDPVAFARLGLVVVDEQHRFGVAQRNRLLAKGLQPHLLTMTATPIPRTLALSVHGDLEVSQIDGLPPGRTPIQTRLLRAGERQLAYELIREEVARGQRAYVVLPLVEESEKLDLRSAVAVHRQLSEEVFPELQVGLLHGRLAGPDKQATLQAFARGESQVLVSTTVVEVGVDVPEASVMVVEHAERFGLAQLHQLRGRVGRGAAASHCLLINDSRQALARQRLDVLVRSSDGFEIAEMDLRLRGPGQVLGTRQSGLPDLALASLIDDGAVLEQARDVGGRILAEDPSLERHPRLLAMLQSQRARLTAGARLN